Within Streptomyces sp. SS1-1, the genomic segment ACCGCACGGACACCCCCTTCGGCCGCCGGATCGTGGACTGGGAGCTCAAGGGCGTACCGGCCCGCGTCGAGGTCGGCCCCCGTGACCTGGAGAACGGCACGGCGATGCTGGCCCGGCGCATCCCCGGCGGCAAGGAGCCGATCGCGCTCGACGCGCTGCCGGCCCGGCTGCCCGCGCTCCTGGAGGAGGACCAGGCGCTGCTGCTCGCGCAGTCGCGTGAGCGCCGCGCCTCCCGCACGGCGGACGTGGCGAACGCCGAGGAGGCCGTCGAGGCGGTGGCGGGCGGCGGCTGGGCGCGTCTGCCGTGGGCCGCGCTCGGCCCGGAGGGCGAGGCCGCGCTCGCCGAGCACGCGGTGACCGTACGGTGTCTGGTCGCCGCGGACGGGTCGGTGCCGGACGCCGAGGACGCACCCGGTAACGTCGCGGTCGTCGCGCGCGCTTACTGAGATGACGCCGGGGGAGCGACAGCGACCGAAACGCCTCTTGCGCGCACGCCCATCACAGGGGTGACCGCGTCTGGACCCGGGCTACGCGCCGGGTCGTACGTCAGCCTACGCACCGGCTTGGTACGAGCTGTGAGCCTTTCTCCGCAGATCAGCGCACCCGCCCTCGTCGGTGCGCATCATTCCCGACTGACGGGTACGTGCAAATTATTTGGGATGCCCTGGAATCGGAACACAGCGGCACCCGCGCTCGTTGTCATTACGTGAGCACGACACAGACACCACCTGTTCTCGCCGCGGAGCTGGCGCAGGCGTGGGCCGACATTCAGCGGTACCACCCCGAGCTGCCGGATCTCGCCGCGCCAGAGTCCCTGATCGGGGAGTCGTCGTCCGCCTGCGGTCACGAACTCTCCTTCGAGCGACTGCTTCATGAGGCAGTCCATGGCATCGCCGCCGCGCGCGGCATCCGGGACACGTCCCGGGCCGGCCGCTACCACAACCGCCGATTCCTCACCATCGCCGAGGAGCTGGGCCTGGACCATCCCGAGGAGCCGCACCCGAGCAGCGGTTTCTCCCTGGTCACGCTCAACCCCGAGGCCAAGCGCCGGTACCGCCCGACCATCGAGCGCCTCCAGCGGGCGCTGAAGGCCCATATGGCGGCGACCTCCTCGGACACCGGCAGGACCTTCCGGGGCCCGGCCGCCCGGCACGGCTCCTCCGGAGGCGGCGTCCGCGTCAAGGCGGTCTGCGACTGCGGCCGCAACGTCCGCGTCGTCCCCTCGGTCCTCGCCCAGGCCCCCATCGTGTGCGGCGGCTGCGGCAAGCCGTTCCGCATCCCGGAGGTCATGGGAGCGGCGTGACGCGCTCGCACGGCGTCCGGCACCGGCATCTCGTGGCTGCCGGTCAGGGACGCGGGGCGAGGCGGGTGCCGTCGTGACCCGTCCGGCCGTGCCGTCGAGGCGGCGCGGCCGGACGCGGACGGCGCCCCGTGGCGTCGGGCTGCCCGTGGCCGATGCTCACGGCACCCGGTCCGCCGGGTGCCCCATCGGCATGCCCGCGCACGGCCGCCGACCGCGGCCGGGAGCGACCCGCCGGGTGTGGCACAATGGCTAGCTGTACTCGACAGCCGCACAGGACCCCTCTCTCCTCCGGCTGACGCGTCCATCGGGCACTCGGGTACCGCAACCCCACGCGGCAGTCCTGCCGTGCCCAACCACGTCAAATCCAGGAGAACCCACTCCAGTGGCAGTCAAGATCAAGCTGAAGCGTCTGGGCAAGATCCGTTCGCCTCACTACCGCATCGTCGTCGCCGACTCCCGCACCCGTCGTGACGGCCGTGCGATCGAGGAGATCGGCAAGTACCACCCGACCTACAACCCGTCGGTCATCGAGGTGGACGCCGAGCGCGTGGCGTACTGGCTGGGTGTCGGCGCGCAGCCGACCGAGCCCGTCCTCGCCATCCTGAAGAAGACCGGCGACTGGCAGAAGTTCAAGGGCGAGCCCGCCCCGGCTCCGCTGCTGACCGCCGAGCCGAAGAAGGCGCGCCCGTCGTTCGAGGCCCTCGGTGGCGACGACGAGGGCAAGGGTGAGGCCATCACCCAGAAGAAGAAGGCGGAGAAGAAGGACGAGGCCGCGGCCGAGTCCGAGTCGGCCGAGGCCTGAGCATGCTCGAGGAGGCTCTCGAGCACCTCGTGAAGGGCATCGTCGACAACCCTGACGATGTGCAGGTCGCCTCGCGCAACCTGCGCCGCGGGCGTGTGCTGGAGGTCCGGGTCCACCCCGACGACCTCGGCAAGGTGATCGGCCGCAACGGCCGCACCGCACGCGCTCTGCGCACCGTCGTGGGCGCCATCGGCGGCCGCGGTGTCCGCGTCGACCTCGTCGACGTGGACCACGTCCGCTGACGCCGAACACAGCACCGGCTCGGGCCGGGGAGGGCCACTCGGCCGTCCCCGGCCCGTGGTCGTTCTACGCAGTCATGCCGCAGGCACACGACAGGAGATTGGACACGTGCAGCTGGTAGTCGGACGGATCGGCCGGGCCCACGGCATCAAGGGCGAGGTCACCGTCGAGGTACGCACCGACGAGCCCGAGCTGCGGCTCGCCCCCGGAGCCGTGCTCGCCACCGATCCCGCCTCCACGGGACCCCTCACCATCGAGAGCGGCCGCGTCCACAGCGGACGCCTCCTGCTGCGCTTCGAGGGCGTACGCGACCGCACCGGCGCCGAGGCCCTGCGCAACACCCTCCTGATCGCGGACGTCGACCCCGACGAGCTGCCCGAGGAGGAGGACGAGTACTACGACCACCAGCTCATGGACCTGGACGTGGTCACCGCGGACGGCGTCGAGGTCGGCCGCATCACCGAGATCTCGCACCTGCCCACCCAGGACCTCTTCATCGTCGAACGGCCCGACGGGAGCGAGGTGATGATCCCCTTCGTCTCCGAGATCGTCACCGAGATCGACCTGGAGGAGCAGCGGGCCGTCATCACCCCGCCGCCCGGCCTCATCGACGACCGGGCGGAGATCGCCTCGTCCCGCGACGCGGAGGCCGAGAGCTGATGCGGCTCGACGTCGTCACGATCTTCCCCGAATACCTCGACCCCCTGAACGTCTCCCTCGTCGGCAAGGCCCGCGCGCGCGGACAGCTGAACGTCCAGGTGCACGACCTGCGGGCGTGGACGTACGACCGCCACAACACCGTCGACGACACCCCGTACGGCGGCGGCCCCGGCATGGTCATGAAGACCGAGCCCTGGGGCGACGCGCTCGACTCCGTCCTGGCCGACGGCTACGAGGGCGGCGCCGGCGAGCCCACCCTGATCGTGCCCACCCCCAGCGGGCGGCCCTTCACCCAGGAACTCGCCGTCGAACTGTCCGAGCGGCCCTGGCTGATCTTCACCCCGGCCCGCTACGAGGGCATCGACCGCCGCGTCATCGACGAGTACGGCACCCGGATGCCCGTGCACGAGGTGTCCATCGGCGACTACGTCCTCGCCGGCGGCGAGGCGGCCGTCCTCGTCGTCACCGAGGCCGTGGCCCGGCTGCTGCCCGGCGTCCTCGGCAACGCCGAGTCGCACCGCGACGACTCCTTCGCGCCCGGCGCCATGGTGAGCCTGCTGGAGGGCCCCGTCTACACCAAGCCGCCCGAGTGGCGCGGCCGGGACATTCCGGAGGTACTGCTCAGCGGCCACCACGGGAAGATCGCCCGCTGGCGCCGCGACGAGGCGCTGCGGCGCACCACCGCGAACCGGCCCGACCTGATCGAACGCTGCGCGCCCGCCGCCTTCGACAAGAAGG encodes:
- the rpsP gene encoding 30S ribosomal protein S16, encoding MAVKIKLKRLGKIRSPHYRIVVADSRTRRDGRAIEEIGKYHPTYNPSVIEVDAERVAYWLGVGAQPTEPVLAILKKTGDWQKFKGEPAPAPLLTAEPKKARPSFEALGGDDEGKGEAITQKKKAEKKDEAAAESESAEA
- a CDS encoding RNA-binding protein; translation: MLEEALEHLVKGIVDNPDDVQVASRNLRRGRVLEVRVHPDDLGKVIGRNGRTARALRTVVGAIGGRGVRVDLVDVDHVR
- the rimM gene encoding ribosome maturation factor RimM (Essential for efficient processing of 16S rRNA), which codes for MQLVVGRIGRAHGIKGEVTVEVRTDEPELRLAPGAVLATDPASTGPLTIESGRVHSGRLLLRFEGVRDRTGAEALRNTLLIADVDPDELPEEEDEYYDHQLMDLDVVTADGVEVGRITEISHLPTQDLFIVERPDGSEVMIPFVSEIVTEIDLEEQRAVITPPPGLIDDRAEIASSRDAEAES
- the trmD gene encoding tRNA (guanosine(37)-N1)-methyltransferase TrmD; protein product: MRLDVVTIFPEYLDPLNVSLVGKARARGQLNVQVHDLRAWTYDRHNTVDDTPYGGGPGMVMKTEPWGDALDSVLADGYEGGAGEPTLIVPTPSGRPFTQELAVELSERPWLIFTPARYEGIDRRVIDEYGTRMPVHEVSIGDYVLAGGEAAVLVVTEAVARLLPGVLGNAESHRDDSFAPGAMVSLLEGPVYTKPPEWRGRDIPEVLLSGHHGKIARWRRDEALRRTTANRPDLIERCAPAAFDKKDREMLSILGWTPDPEGERFGRFWRRTEAVEE